AAATGACAGAGATTAAAGAGTTACTTAAAGTACTCGTTCAATCTCAAGACCAACAAGCAGAAGCTCAAGCACAACAAGCAAATACTCAAAATCAAATGCTAGAGGTATTAAGAAGAATTGACATTGCTAGTAATAAACAAACAGGTATAGTTTACCATTCGTTTTGTGATTTCATACTGGTTATACTGGAGAAAGTAAACCTAGGTTATATCTCAAAAATTGTCAAATTATTGATCTGTAAATGTAAAGATCGAATTAATGTCAAATGAAATTCACATGTATATTCATGATTTGGCATGATAACATTTTCAATATCTGGTCGAGTTTAAGTTTCTAAATATGTCTCATGTAGAAGCAGATACTGTCAAAAACATTAGTGATGATTCTGAAGAGATCACAAAGGAACCTGGTGGTGATGGCACTGATGGGAAAGAAAATCAGCCACCAAAAGTCGGTAAGCTATGTTTGGATAATTACCAGAGTCTTTTTCATCAAATGATCATATTTGGAATTTTTATATTTCTTTTTAGTTAAGttattaatagttttttatttttattttgtttctggGTGTTGTGTTACGAAGAGGAAGTAATTCGCAAAGCGGAATATTACCCCGATAGAAATGACTTATTGCATGCTGGTGACTGCGAAAAGACGATCGAGTTTCTTAAAAACAATCCTGAAGTTGTCAACCAAGGAGTAACACATAGATCACATACAGTATTACATATAGCTATATTCGATAAGAGAGGAATGAAGCTTATTGAGGAAATTGTGAAACTTATGTCACCAGAATTTCTCGAATACAGAGCTGGGGTATATAATTACACAGCACTTCACTACGCTGCCCAGGATGGAAATTTCGAAGCTGTTGTATTATTGATAACTAAGAATCCGAGGTTGCCTCTGCTACGTGATAAAAGAGGATTTACACCACTCGATATAGCTCTTCAAAATGTTTCAATTTACCAGAAGGAGGTAGTTGAGTATCTTTACTCTGTAACTAAAGACGTGGTAGACGAGAATCCATTCTCGGGGGTTGAGGGTGCTTCTACTTTATGCGAATTAATTCAGGCCTATTTCTACGGTGGGTTGGCAAAACTAACTAGTGTTACTATTCCATTCGTACGTACATGTTGCTTATATGACAAGTTAATTCGTTATATATGTTTTCGTACGTAGATATAGCACTCTGCCTAGTCATGAAGTTTCCCACACTGGCTACGACGAAATCAAATAGATTTGGTATGTGCGGATTGGAGATGATGGTTCGGAGGCCCTTTGCATTCCAAAGTGGCGCTAAGCTGACATGGTGGCACAACCTCATTTATTCGTGTAATTTTCATTTTAGTAAttgatatcatttttttttttggtacttgTGTCTAAGTTGATTATTTATTTAAAATGCTTTTGTTCATATATAAAATTAATCTAACTGTAAATGTGCAGTAATTCAAGTGGATATGAAAACTACATGTATCCAATCAGTGGAACCAGCCGAATGCACCATTAGAGACGAAGAGAACCCTGCGCCAGAAAACTTAGATGCCAACAAAATACAAGAAAGCTCAAAAGTCCCCTCATCAACTACTTATAAAGGACACATCATGCCTTATCTAACACGCGGTATTTTCCTTGTGATATTACCTCCACTTTAATTTTTTTAAGTGCTTGATTAATGTAAGCTTCGTTTGGCTCTTATTTTAGCGATTGGCATCGAACATCTATATAAACAGAAGCTGGTGCACCAACAAGCAAATGCATTGATTAAGCAAATAATAGTAGATATCTGCAAGTCCACTACATTATTAAACTTTTTGAGGAAAAACCCAAACATCATGAAGAAAGCTATAAAGCATGGGATCATAGAATTCGTAGCGGAGTGTCTGGAAAAGAATAATAATCTCATTTTTTATAAGATACCAGTAGAAAACATGTTACAGATGGCTATTACAGAACGGAAGGAAATCATAGTCACATTCATATGTAAAACCGCTGACAAACTTGGAGATAAGAATTATCTAGTTTCTAAAAGAGATGCGGACAACAATACCATTTTGCATCATGCTGCCAAGCTAGCGCCTTTAGCTCAACTCAGTCTAGTCTCAGGTGCAGCGCTCCAAATGCAACGAGAAATGCAATGGTATAAGGTAAGGTTCATAATTTCGTTTCATAGTAACAAGTAACATTTTTTTCTGATTAATTACCTCTGCCAAAATTTCATATCATGCAGGGGATAAAAAGTATCTTACGTGAAAGTGATCGGTACACGAGAAATGAAAATGGAGATACAGCTAAATTTATATTTACCGAGGCACACAAGGATTTAGTGAAAGAGGGACGAGATTGGTTGAAAGATACATCTGGATCGTGCATGATAGTTGGTGCCTTAATCGCAACTGTGGCATTTGCAGCTGCTTTCACTGTGCCAGGAGGTAACATCAGTGAAAGTAACAACGCTATGAACGGCACCCCAATTTTTTTGGGACAGTCCTCATTCACTGTGTTTGCAGTGTCAGACGCCTTAGctctattttcttcaatcacaTCCGTGCTCATGTTCTTAGCAATATATACTTCGAGATTTGCCGAAGGAGATTTTCTAAAGTCTCTACCACAAAAGTTAATATTCGGTCTTGCAACTCTCTTTATATCTATGGTGGCTATTTTGGTAGCTTTCGGCGCATCACTGCTTATAGTCGTTGGAAGCAGATTTGGGCAGGCCTTAATTCCAATAACCTTGTTTGGTTGTTGTCCATTGGCCCTCTTTGCATGGTTGCAATTGCCATTGTTTGTTGAAATGGTTCGTACTACATATTGCGGTGGTCTCTTTAAGAAACATGCATTTGTCGATATTTCCTCTCAGTACAAATCgaggataaagaaaaagaaaaattaacaaCAAAAAGAAGGAGGATACGTTGATGAACCGACCTAGAAAAAGGTAATCGAATGGTTCTGTGTGACAGTAACTCTATGTAAGTTACTAATAAGTAATAAGAGTATAAATCCTTAAAGTGTCGCATattttattcatttttattaatTGAAATGTGTAACAGAGGAAACAAATTATTGTGCATCTGTCAATGATATACATCCGGCGGGCTCAACCCCGCCGGTTGTACCGCAAGAAAGAAATTGGTAGTCCCCTTGTGACCGGGTGAATTTGTAGGTGGTGGGTTTAGTACGAGTCTCACTCCTTGTTTCTTGTGGTACAATCCGTGGGGTTGAGCCTGTTGGATGTAAATCATTTTCGTCAGTTTGGTCGTGTCTGCAGTAATTCTCTCGTCCCTTAAAAAGACTGCTACCTCTCATCAGGTTGACAgacaaggaagaagaaaaattccaATTTGAAGAGTTCAAAGTCTGGATATGTACttgtttgatataatttttacacAAGCAGTTGTCTTAGTACGGTAAAatttcaataaattaataatgtTTGGACTGATAAATTTTATCAATTTAGcgaaatattaatttatcgataaattaatacgtTATTAAATTATCGAAACACTCTAAatttaaatttcaaaaataaaataaaataaaatatttaagttAAACTTAATGGTTTCCCGTAATAACAACTATTTTGAGATATTATTTTCAATTCAAATTAATGTGTAATAGATTTTTGGCATATAATATAATATATTGCATATTATGTGCACAAATTTATATATCTTTTGAtgttaaaagaaacaaaaaacaacaacacaaaAGAAGAGCGTAACAATAGCTCATACTTCTCATCTCAAAGGTGTCAAAAAATCCACGATGAAAAACGAGATTCGAAAAGCATTGTGTGAGTATAGTCCTTCCAATCCAAATTTGACTCAAACAGAAACACAAAAATGGCTGCTTGAAAAATTTAACATACAAGTGTATCAAGGAACGATATCAAATACAATTAAGCGTGCATCGAGTACATATCTCAAGTGAATCCAGTCTCTCGTAAAGAAGCAATCTTATCAATAGTCAAGCTAAATGATTTCCTCCTACAATTTGAAAAATGCACTCCTGAAATCCTCAAGGGACTACaaaaaaattagagatgaaatcaagtgttgcataaATGTGAACAAGAAACAAACAACTTTGGAAACTTATTTTAGTAACACACCAGTAATGTAATGCTATTAtaatgattattaatttatatttcagttGGACCCTATTGGATACTTAAAATTTTATTATCTTGTAAATTTAACAAGATTAGTAATTTAATACACTTGCCCGAGTCGGAATTGGCAAAAAgtattattttagcgaagttattaatttatcgcggaTTAATTTATCGAAATTTCACTGTAGTTTGACACAGAAAGTATTGCCTCAGTATTATGCTATCTATGAACTCAAATAGTTGCGAGTTAATTGATATTGAAGTTATTGCTCTAGATCAATGAGACTGGTCTTACATGCGTTTTACCTCAGAAACATCCACGaggttatcttttatttttttttattttgttcttctCGCAATTTTATCTAAACTTTCCATCAAAATGATGAAATTTCGTGACACAAACATTGAGTTTGTAAATAAATACAAGTCGAATTTTCCATCCTTGGTTTCCATATGAaactgttcttcatcttacttGGAATTGGAATGCACCATATTGCCAAGGAAactgtaaaataaaaaaaagtcgaACTTTCCATCCTTGAGAGACCCTCATGTTCGGAAGGGTTAGCATCCTTCcactctttgttcttttttaaagTATTCAATAAGAAATTAAACAATCAGATAATATTTTATATTGCAGGTGGTAAGAGCAAAACATCTCTTATTATCGTAGGCATTCTAATACagtagttgcaggaaaacctacaaccacaccccaatGTATCTAAACAATCACTaaagtaatcataatgaattctttgTTAATTTTCAAGTATTATAATTGGATATAATAGATAACAATGACCTTACAATGAATTTACTTgctttccaaataaactttctctctcctagtttcctGTCTAACACACACTAAAACATCTCTTCTATGTGATGACCTCTTTCCTTTatataggtgttgatggtggtttttagcttagggttaaaatcgtaaaactgtacatctgacgtgacctcactatgaccattagcttATTTATTAGGACAATCAATATGCCtagtaagaattaccagggtaccttttttttatgtgtcatattccacggcagaacccttaacattgaccgacatcatctatgccaaaccctaatttctatcgcgccaaggcatgccaaccatgccagtcgcaccactatgccaatggaaaatcatgccagccacgcctccgcgccaaggcatgccaactatgccagccgcaccaccatgtcagccacgtttccgcgccaaggcatgccatgccagccacatctccgcgccaagtcatgccaactatgccagccgcaccactgtgccaatggcatgccatgccgtccacgtctccgcgccaaggcatgccaaccatgccagccgcaccacagtgccgatggcatgccatgccagccacgtctccgcgccaagtcatgccaaccatgccatccgcaccactgtgcctatggcatgccatgccatccacttccccgcgccaaggcatgccaaccatgccagccgcaccagtgtgccaatggcatgtcatgccagccacgtctccacaccaaggaatgccaaccatgccagccacgtctccgcaccaaggcatgccaaccatgccagccaccttgacgcgcataagccatgccatgtcggccttcccttcacggctgctaaaacgaaggcatgcgacaatcaaaggcctcccttccatcttagatgcaaatattagccgtctaaggtcaccaaccaacgcatggtaacctttggaccaaaaccctagtttagccgcgcctaaaccgcgctaaggcatgccgaccatgccacatgtgctaatggaatgcccccac
This portion of the Papaver somniferum cultivar HN1 chromosome 11, ASM357369v1, whole genome shotgun sequence genome encodes:
- the LOC113321083 gene encoding uncharacterized protein LOC113321083 isoform X1; amino-acid sequence: MSAKEIGDNRPNQEMTEIKELLKVLVQSQDQQAEAQAQQANTQNQMLEVLRRIDIASNKQTEADTVKNISDDSEEITKEPGGDGTDGKENQPPKVEEVIRKAEYYPDRNDLLHAGDCEKTIEFLKNNPEVVNQGVTHRSHTVLHIAIFDKRGMKLIEEIVKLMSPEFLEYRAGVYNYTALHYAAQDGNFEAVVLLITKNPRLPLLRDKRGFTPLDIALQNVSIYQKEVVEYLYSVTKDVVDENPFSGVEGASTLCELIQAYFYDIALCLVMKFPTLATTKSNRFGMCGLEMMVRRPFAFQSGAKLTWWHNLIYSLIQVDMKTTCIQSVEPAECTIRDEENPAPENLDANKIQESSKVPSSTTYKGHIMPYLTRAIGIEHLYKQKLVHQQANALIKQIIVDICKSTTLLNFLRKNPNIMKKAIKHGIIEFVAECLEKNNNLIFYKIPVENMLQMAITERKEIIVTFICKTADKLGDKNYLVSKRDADNNTILHHAAKLAPLAQLSLVSGAALQMQREMQWYKGIKSILRESDRYTRNENGDTAKFIFTEAHKDLVKEGRDWLKDTSGSCMIVGALIATVAFAAAFTVPGGNISESNNAMNGTPIFLGQSSFTVFAVSDALALFSSITSVLMFLAIYTSRFAEGDFLKSLPQKLIFGLATLFISMVAILVAFGASLLIVVGSRFGQALIPITLFGCCPLALFAWLQLPLFVEMVRTTYCGGLFKKHAFVDISSQYKSRIKKKKN
- the LOC113321083 gene encoding uncharacterized protein LOC113321083 isoform X2, translating into MSAKEIGDNRPNQEMTEIKELLKVLVQSQDQQAEAQAQQANTQNQMLEVLRRIDIASNKQTDTVKNISDDSEEITKEPGGDGTDGKENQPPKVEEVIRKAEYYPDRNDLLHAGDCEKTIEFLKNNPEVVNQGVTHRSHTVLHIAIFDKRGMKLIEEIVKLMSPEFLEYRAGVYNYTALHYAAQDGNFEAVVLLITKNPRLPLLRDKRGFTPLDIALQNVSIYQKEVVEYLYSVTKDVVDENPFSGVEGASTLCELIQAYFYDIALCLVMKFPTLATTKSNRFGMCGLEMMVRRPFAFQSGAKLTWWHNLIYSLIQVDMKTTCIQSVEPAECTIRDEENPAPENLDANKIQESSKVPSSTTYKGHIMPYLTRAIGIEHLYKQKLVHQQANALIKQIIVDICKSTTLLNFLRKNPNIMKKAIKHGIIEFVAECLEKNNNLIFYKIPVENMLQMAITERKEIIVTFICKTADKLGDKNYLVSKRDADNNTILHHAAKLAPLAQLSLVSGAALQMQREMQWYKGIKSILRESDRYTRNENGDTAKFIFTEAHKDLVKEGRDWLKDTSGSCMIVGALIATVAFAAAFTVPGGNISESNNAMNGTPIFLGQSSFTVFAVSDALALFSSITSVLMFLAIYTSRFAEGDFLKSLPQKLIFGLATLFISMVAILVAFGASLLIVVGSRFGQALIPITLFGCCPLALFAWLQLPLFVEMVRTTYCGGLFKKHAFVDISSQYKSRIKKKKN
- the LOC113321083 gene encoding uncharacterized protein LOC113321083 isoform X3; protein product: MSAKEIGDNRPNQEMTEIKELLKVLVQSQDQQAEAQAQQANTQNQMLEVLRRIDIASNKQTEADTVKNISDDSEEITKEPGGDGTDGKENQPPKVEEVIRKAEYYPDRNDLLHAGDCEKTIEFLKNNPEVVNQGVTHRSHTVLHIAIFDKRGMKLIEEIVKLMSPEFLEYRAGVYNYTALHYAAQDGNFEAVVLLITKNPRLPLLRDKRGFTPLDIALQNVSIYQKEVVEYLYSVTKDVVDENPFSGVEGASTLCELIQAYFYALCLVMKFPTLATTKSNRFGMCGLEMMVRRPFAFQSGAKLTWWHNLIYSLIQVDMKTTCIQSVEPAECTIRDEENPAPENLDANKIQESSKVPSSTTYKGHIMPYLTRAIGIEHLYKQKLVHQQANALIKQIIVDICKSTTLLNFLRKNPNIMKKAIKHGIIEFVAECLEKNNNLIFYKIPVENMLQMAITERKEIIVTFICKTADKLGDKNYLVSKRDADNNTILHHAAKLAPLAQLSLVSGAALQMQREMQWYKGIKSILRESDRYTRNENGDTAKFIFTEAHKDLVKEGRDWLKDTSGSCMIVGALIATVAFAAAFTVPGGNISESNNAMNGTPIFLGQSSFTVFAVSDALALFSSITSVLMFLAIYTSRFAEGDFLKSLPQKLIFGLATLFISMVAILVAFGASLLIVVGSRFGQALIPITLFGCCPLALFAWLQLPLFVEMVRTTYCGGLFKKHAFVDISSQYKSRIKKKKN